The following are encoded together in the Pseudoalteromonas shioyasakiensis genome:
- the fre gene encoding NAD(P)H-flavin reductase: protein MQTLLADVVAISPLTDHVHKVILKPQQPVSFEAGQYMQLVLGEKDKRAFSIASRPSQTDQIELHIGAAGADSYAMQALDHLRQAHTEQQQVNVEVGLGVSQLRVEGERPIILLAGGTGFSYAKSMADHLAEIGCERPVLFYWGVREQAALYAHDEMQAWANSNPHFQYIPVVENAPQSWNGKTGYVHKAVMEDIVSLEPYDIYMAGRFDMIGVVRDDFINHGAVRENMYADAFAFIK from the coding sequence ATGCAAACATTACTCGCTGACGTTGTTGCGATCAGCCCGCTTACAGACCACGTACATAAGGTCATTTTGAAACCACAGCAACCTGTGTCATTCGAGGCAGGCCAATATATGCAACTTGTATTAGGCGAAAAAGATAAGCGTGCCTTTTCTATTGCAAGCCGCCCTTCGCAAACTGACCAAATTGAACTACACATTGGTGCCGCGGGCGCTGATTCGTATGCAATGCAAGCGCTTGACCATTTACGTCAAGCTCATACAGAGCAACAGCAAGTTAATGTTGAAGTGGGCTTAGGTGTATCACAGTTGCGAGTTGAGGGTGAGCGCCCAATTATTCTACTTGCTGGCGGTACAGGTTTTTCTTATGCCAAATCAATGGCTGATCACCTTGCTGAAATCGGCTGTGAGCGTCCTGTATTATTTTACTGGGGTGTACGTGAGCAAGCTGCACTTTATGCTCATGATGAAATGCAAGCATGGGCAAACAGCAACCCACATTTCCAATACATTCCAGTAGTTGAAAATGCGCCGCAAAGCTGGAATGGCAAAACCGGTTACGTCCACAAGGCTGTTATGGAAGATATCGTGTCTTTAGAACCATACGATATTTACATGGCAGGCCGCTTCGACATGATTGGCGTGGTTCGCGATGACTTTAT
- a CDS encoding MliC family protein, producing MIKPLLLGLALVTLCACAEQSAPSNYLCDETLSASIVEYNDEEARLTFKESEFLLNRQVSGSGVKYSADNVLFWSKGDEAMLILKGKKYQCSLTQ from the coding sequence ATGATTAAACCACTTCTCTTAGGGCTCGCTTTAGTTACCTTGTGCGCGTGTGCTGAGCAAAGTGCACCAAGCAATTATCTGTGCGATGAGACCCTTAGCGCCAGTATTGTTGAATACAATGATGAGGAAGCAAGACTGACATTTAAGGAGAGTGAATTTTTACTCAATCGCCAAGTAAGCGGCTCAGGGGTTAAATACAGTGCCGATAATGTGCTGTTTTGGTCTAAAGGCGATGAAGCCATGTTGATTTTAAAAGGTAAAAAGTACCAATGTAGCTTAACTCAGTAA
- the ubiD gene encoding 4-hydroxy-3-polyprenylbenzoate decarboxylase, whose amino-acid sequence MKYKDLREFIELLEQKGELKRIKQEIDPYLEMTEIADRTLRAEGPALLFENPKGHTIPVLANLFGTPKRVAMGMGQDDVSELREVGKLLAFLKEPEPPKGIKEALGQIPVFKQVLNMPAKEVKKAPCQQVILEGDDVDLTKLPIQHCWPGDAAPLITWGLTVTKGPYKKRQNLGIYRQQLLGKNKIIMRWLSHRGGALDFREWCKEHPGEPYPVSVALGADPATILGAVTPVPDTLSEYAFAGLLRGSKTEVVKSISNDLQVPATAEFVLEGYIMPGETAPEGPYGDHTGYYNEVDEFPVMTVTHITHRENPIYHSTYTGRPPDEPAVLGVALNEVFVPILQKQFPEIVDFYLPPEGCSYRMAVVTMKKQYPGHAKRVMMGVWSFLRQFMYTKFVIVCDDDVNARDWNDVIWAITTRMDPARDTTMIENTPIDYLDFASPVSGLGSKMGMDATNKWPGETDREWGEPIVMDPKIKERVDELWDSLDIL is encoded by the coding sequence ATGAAATACAAAGATCTTCGCGAATTTATCGAGTTATTAGAACAAAAAGGTGAGTTAAAACGGATCAAACAAGAAATTGATCCTTACCTTGAAATGACCGAAATTGCCGACCGCACGTTACGTGCCGAAGGCCCTGCTCTGTTATTCGAAAACCCTAAAGGCCACACTATTCCCGTTCTTGCCAACCTTTTTGGTACGCCTAAGCGTGTTGCTATGGGCATGGGGCAAGATGATGTTAGTGAACTGCGCGAAGTTGGTAAGTTATTAGCTTTTCTAAAAGAGCCTGAGCCACCTAAAGGCATTAAAGAGGCACTAGGGCAAATCCCAGTATTCAAACAAGTACTGAATATGCCAGCTAAAGAAGTAAAAAAAGCGCCTTGTCAGCAAGTTATTCTTGAAGGCGATGATGTTGACTTAACAAAGCTGCCTATCCAACATTGCTGGCCGGGTGATGCTGCTCCCTTGATCACATGGGGTCTAACAGTTACCAAAGGGCCTTATAAAAAGCGCCAAAACTTAGGTATTTACCGTCAGCAGCTACTAGGTAAAAACAAAATTATTATGCGTTGGCTATCGCACCGCGGTGGCGCATTAGATTTTCGTGAGTGGTGTAAAGAGCACCCAGGCGAACCCTACCCTGTATCGGTGGCATTAGGTGCCGATCCTGCGACAATCTTAGGCGCTGTAACACCAGTACCAGACACCCTAAGTGAATATGCGTTTGCTGGTTTACTACGTGGTAGTAAAACTGAAGTTGTTAAGTCGATTTCAAATGACCTACAAGTGCCTGCTACCGCAGAGTTTGTGCTTGAAGGTTACATTATGCCGGGTGAAACAGCACCAGAAGGCCCATATGGCGATCACACAGGTTACTACAACGAAGTAGACGAGTTTCCAGTGATGACGGTCACTCACATTACACATCGTGAAAACCCAATTTATCACAGCACTTACACTGGCCGTCCACCCGATGAGCCAGCAGTACTCGGGGTTGCCTTAAATGAAGTGTTCGTGCCAATTTTGCAAAAGCAATTCCCTGAAATTGTAGATTTTTATCTACCACCCGAAGGCTGTTCTTATCGTATGGCTGTGGTCACGATGAAAAAACAATACCCAGGTCATGCCAAGCGCGTGATGATGGGGGTGTGGTCTTTCTTGCGTCAATTCATGTATACCAAGTTCGTGATTGTTTGCGATGATGATGTAAACGCACGCGATTGGAACGACGTGATCTGGGCAATTACCACGCGTATGGACCCTGCTCGCGATACAACTATGATCGAAAACACGCCAATTGATTATTTAGATTTTGCATCGCCAGTTTCTGGTCTTGGCTCAAAAATGGGCATGGATGCAACCAATAAATGGCCAGGCGAAACAGATCGTGAATGGGGTGAGCCCATTGTCATGGATCCAAAAATCAAAGAACGTGTTGATGAATTATGGGACAGCTTAGATATTCTCTAG